The nucleotide window CGCCGGGTCACGCCGCGGTGAGTCCGACAGTGCGACGCGCAGGGAACGTCGAGTGCGCCAACCGGGCCCAGTGGGGTGCCGACTCATCCCCTCGTACCGATCGAGCACTCGTCCCCACCGTGCCAGGGCCTGTCCGCCCCCATAGCCCGCGCCTCCGACCACAGCCGAGAACCTCGGCGGAGACGGCACGAAGAGCAGCCCTGATTCCGCGTACGGCCGGCTCCCGCGACCGGGCCGTGCGTCCTCACCGAAACCCTTCGGACCACTGTGTCCGCTCGAGAATCCCGCCGTCGTCCCTCCTTTCCCATCACACCGTCTTTGAACTGAAAGGCAGTCATGCCCAGACTTCCCATGGGGCGCGGACCAGCGCGCCGCAAAACAGGCAGTACATCGATGTCAGGACGTGTCGGCAGACTCGGGAGCCTGGCTCTCAGCGGTGCTGTTCTGGCTTCGCTCTCCGTGGTCGTGACAGCCGGTCAGGCCCTGGCCGATCCGCCGCAAGCCCTTCCCCTGAACGCTCCGGCGGCCGACAGGAAATGGCAACCCGCCATGGACTACGACGTGAACGGCTGCTACGCCACACCGGCCATCGGCCCGGACGGAACACTGAACCCCGGCCTGAAAATGGGGGGAGCCGAGAACGGTCAATGCCGCGACGAGGTCGACCTGGACAACGACAACGCGTACTCGCGCTCGCGGTGCAACCAGAACGGCTGGTGCGCCTACATGTACGGGCTCTACTTCGAGAAGGACCAGGTATCTCTGGGTATCGGGAGCGCCGGTCACACCCATGACTGGGAACACGTCATCGTCTGGGTCAACGAAGGCCTCGATCCTGACCGGCCGGCGTACGTATCGACATCGGCGCACGGGGACTACTCGACCCGCCCGGCTGAGGACGTCGCCTTCGAGGGAACCCACCCCAAGATCGTCTATCACAAGGACGGGGGGTCCACACACGCCTTCCGCCTGGGCGACGCGGGCGAGGCACCCGAGAATCACAAGGGTGCCTGGCAGTATCCCGACCTGGTGGGCTGGGACGGCTACCCTCCCGACATCCGCGACAAGATGGTCGACCACGACTGGGGCGACGCGCGTCTGGCCCTCAGCGACACGGGCGACTCGTTCATGAACGACCTGGAGAAGGCCCAGCCCGAAGGTATCCAGTTCAACCCCGGTGAGGACTACGTCCCGCCGAGGAGCGACGACCCCGACACGCCGACGCTCCCTGACCTGAGAATCATGCCTCTGGGTGACTCGATCACCTATGGCGTCGGCAGTTCGACAAATGCCGGTTACCGCAGGCCTCTCCAGTACCTGCTGAAGATGCTGTCCCCCACCGTCTCCTTGAACATGGTCGGCACAAGACAGTCCGGACCGTCGGGCATGGACCGTGATCACGAAGGAGTGTCCGGCGACCGGATCGCGTCCATCGCTCAGCGGGCGTCGTGCTCGGTCACGAAGTACAAGCCCAATGTCGTCGCCCTTCATGCCGGCACCAACGACATGCGTGACGAGTTCGTGGGGGATCTGTCCTCCGCGCCGGAACGCCTGGCTGTTCTGATCGACCAGGTCGTCAGCGCATCGCCGCAGGCCACCGTTTTGGTGGCGACCCTCGTGCCCGCGACGAAGGCCAACCTGCAGCCGAGGATCGACGCCTACAACGCCGAGATCCGTCAGGTTGTCGAGCAGCGCCGCAACCGGGGATGGCACGTGCGTCTGGTGGACATGAGCGCCCTGGTAAAACCTGAGGACCTGTCCCAGCCGGCTCATCCCGGAGACAACGGATACCTCAAGATGGCGGTGGGCTGGGCAGGAGCGATCCTGGACGCCCATGAGGACGGGTGGTTGCAGGATCCTGCCGAACCGATCGCGGACAGGGCCTGCTCGAGCGACGAAACCGACGACGATGTGGACGTCCCGCTGGGTGACGGGTGGCGGGCTCTGGGAGTGATCGCTCCCGGTATGGACTCCCCCACGGGACGCACCGACATCGTCGAGCTCGACGGCGACGACCGGGGCGACTACGTGCGGATCGCGAACGACGGATCGGTACGAGCGGCCCTCAACACACCCGGATCCGTACCGGGCAAGCCCGACTGGGTGGAGCAGGGAACCATCTCCCCAGGACGCGGCCACTCCGCCGAAGCCGTCCGCTTCGCCGACGTGACCGGCGACGGACGCGACGACTACCTCCTGGTCGGCACGGAAGGATCGGTACGAGCCTGGCAGAACAACGGCCCCGGAGCAGCCGACGGCCCCTACCACTGGACCGACCTGGGAATCATCGCCCCCGGAGTCAGCGGCACCACCCGCGAAGCGCTCCGCTTCGCCGACGTCGACGGCGACGGACGCGACGACTACCTGCGCACCAGCGACTCCGGAGCAGTCCACGCCTACCTCAACACACCCACCAGCGCAGGAGCCATCCACTGGACGGAACACCTGCACTGGGCACCCGGAGTCTCCTACGGCACCCGCGACAAACTCCGGCTCGCCGACGTCAACGGCGACCGACGAGCCGACTACCTGATGGTCGACAGCACCGGACGAACCCACGCCTACATCAACGACGGAGGAGGCGGAGCCGGCGGCTTCACCCCCTACCTGAACTTCGCAAGCCCTACTTCTGCCCTGCCTGGGGCAAAGACGACCTTCCGTGACATCAGCGGCGACGGAAAAGCCGACTACGTCACCATTTACGACGGAGGATCTGTCAGCGCCTGGCTCAACAGGGGCGGAAACATCGGCGGCATCTAGTCGAAGCGTGAGAACCGAGGTGCGAGTCGAACAACGCACAAACGGGGCACGGTGACTGTCCGCCAGGCCAACCGGGCCGGCGCTCCACCGGGAGTGACCGGCAGGCTGGGAGCTTTTCGCGCCGAGGGGGGAGGGCCGCTCAGCTGCGCCCTTCCCCTCGGCGCACCCAGCCGAAGCAACCCGGATTCCGCGACATGGTTTTTCATTTCACATGCCGCCGGCAGGTTTCACTCCGGAAACCAAACGGGTTGCGGAACGCTGGAAAACACACAGCCATCCACAGGAAGAATGAGAATGTTCGACATCGCGAGCAGAACAGCCGCGGTCAGAGTCCTGACCGTCCTGCTCATCCTGTCCGCAATGGCGGTCGGTGGGACGAATTTCGCGCCACCAGCCTCCGCCGCAGACGCCGACTACCACAGCCTGGCCGAGAATGCACGACCCGACTGGATGCGGGATCTGCCCGATGAATCCAGTCTGGCAGAGCTTTCAGTTCCAGGAACGCATGACACCCTCGCCGTGTACGGCGGCTCGATCACCGAAACCCAGGAAAGTCATCACAACGACGACGGCATAGGGGGGGATGAGATCGGATTTCAGCTGGGAGCCGGAATCCGGGCCCTGGACATCAGGGTGCGCATCGTCAGCGGGGAGGACAACAAAGCAAGGTTCGCGATCCATCACGGCGCCGTCTACCAGAACGCAAACTTCGACGACGTGTTGCGCGAGGCCCGCACGTTTCTGAACGCACATCCAGAAGAAACCATCCTGCTGAACCTGAAAGCGGAGTGCGACGGCGGCAACTGCAAGGACGACGACCCCTGCACGACCTGCGACACCGACCTCGATCAGCGACGGCAGCAGATCTTCAACGACTACCGAAACGAAAACCCAGGACTTTTCTGGTCCCCGTCTGCAGCAGGCACAGGAGACGTGGAGATCCCCACCCTGGGAGAAGTCCGGGGAAAAATAACCCTTGTGAATTTCGTAAGCCCCCAGGGGGGAAACTACGGAAACTACGGGATGGAGCAACTGAATTATGCAACATGGGCCGTAGAGTCGGGAAAATCTCCGAACTGCTACGTCCAGAACACTTACAAGGTGACTACGATCGCCGACATCAATGACAAATGGGAACTCGCGCACGACCTCTTGGGGGTGACCAACCGACCGAACGACTGCCGAGACCCGCTCAAGCCGAATGACGACAAAATGTACCTAAACTTCACCAGTGCCTCCACTGGCGCATATCCGTCGACAGTGGCCGGCGGCACGCCTACGGCAACCGGGGTCAACGGATTCCTCTACCAGTGCCTCACCGGACAGAACAATCGTTGTGACACTCAGTCCGTCCGCCGGACAGGCGTGGTGATGATGGACTACCCGGGCGACGGACTGGTAGGCGAGATCATCCGGCGCAATTACTGGCTCGCGGACCGGGACATCCGCCTGATGCCACTGGGTGACTCGATCACTCAGGGATCGGGCAGCTCGACCAACTCCGGATACCGGGCTCCTCTGTGGGAAATGCTGAACGGCACGGCGAAGACCGTGGATTTCGTCGGGTCGCGCCAGCTCGGATCGCTTCAAGACCGTGACCACCAAGGCCAGTCCGGCCGTCGGATCGATGAGATCGCACAGAACGCGGCGTGTGACGTCCCCTCGCGCCGCCCCAATGTCGTCACGCTCCACGCCGGCACCAACGACATGAACCAGGAACACGATCTCACCGATGCCCCAGCCCGCATGGGGGCGCTCATCGACCAGATCCTGCGTGCGGCTCCCGAGACGACCGTCCTGGTGGCTTCGGTCATCCCGGCCTCGAAAGCGGGCCTTCAGCCCCGGATCGACGCCTTCAACCAAGCACTCACCCCGCTCGTACAGGAACGAAGTGCGGCGGGTGAACACGTCGCACTGGTGGACATGAGCGCCGTCACGACAGCGGATCTTCCCGACGGGGTCCATCCGAACGACGCCGGTTACGCCAAGATGGCTCGCGCATACTTCCGCGGCATCCGCCAGGCCGAGCAGGCGGGCTGGATCCAGCCCGCCGTACAGGGCACCAACGTGTTCTGCCCCCCTGTCGCGACCGACGGCGACCAGGACGAGGACGGCACGGCCCTGGGTGACGGGTGGCGGGCTCTGGGAGTGATCGCTCCCGGTATGGACTCCCCCACGGGACGCACCGACATCGTCGAGCTCGACGGCGACGACCGGGGCGACTACGTGCGGATCGCGAACGACGGATCGGTACGAGCGGCCCTCAACACACCCGGATCCGTACCGGGCAAGCCCGACTGGGTGGAGCAGGGAACCATCTCCCCAGGACGCGGCCACTCCGCCGAAGCCGTCCGCTTCGCCGACGTGACCGGCGACGGACGCGACGACTACCTCCTGGTCGGCACGGAAGGATCGGTACGAGCCTGGCAGAACAACGGCCCCGGAGCAGCCGACGGCCCCTACCACTGGACCGACCTGGGAATCATCGCCCCCGGAGTCAGCGGCACCACCCGCGAAGCGCTCCGCTTCGCCGACGTCGACGGCGACGGACGCGACGACTACCTGCGCACCAGCGACTCCGGAGCAGTCCACGCCTACCTCAACACACCCACCAGCGCAGGAGCCATCCACTGGACGGAACACCTGCACTGGGCACCCGGAGTCTCCTACGGCACCCGCGACAAACTCCGGCTCGCCGACGTCAACGGCGACCGACGAGCCGACTACCTGATGGTCGACAGCACCGGACGAACCCACGCCTACATCAACGACGGAGGAGGCGGAGCCGGCGGCTTCACCCCTCACATGAACTACTCCGCCGGCTACGGTGACAGCTATCCGGGCGAGCACGTCACCTTCCGCGACATCAGTGGCGACGGCAAGGCCGACTGTGTTGTGATCTATGACGCCGGCTCCGTCCGCGCCTGGCTCAACAGGGGCGGAAACCTCCCCGGCACGGCGTAGGTCGCGGCGCGGTGATGCCAGGGGCCGGTCGTGTCGGTGGTGCGGGATGAACTCGACGCGTTGCGCATCGCACTCGCGCACCCCAATACGACAGGGCGGGCCATGGGAGTCACGGTAAAGGACTGACCGGTTTCCCGGCCGGGAACGGATGAAGCAGTACCACCAGGATCCGTCTTCGGACGGATCCCGTCCGGAGCGAAAACGACGCGAGACAGACCGCTACTTGGTGACACGTAGCAGTCTGTCGACGTCGGCACTCCCTGCCTGGCCGACCTGCTCTCGGCCACCACCCGACCGCGGGCCGATCGTCGGCGGGCGGCATGGCGAAGTGGCGCATGCACTCGTCCCGCTGCCCGTCGTCCCGCTTGACCGCGAACGTCCACGCCAGCCTGGCCGTCTGCCGGTGAACTCGCACCTCGGAGAACGGTTTCGATCCGCCACCGCATTCGTATGCAGGCCCGCTCCGCGGTGATGGACTTCTCCGGGGCCGACCGGCACGCGGCGGCGGTGGACGGCCTCGGACGGCGCTACGAGCTCCCCCTGGCGGGACTGTTCACCCATTGGTACCGGGCCCTGCGCGTCGCGGAGACCGGGACCTTCGAGAAAGCAGAGGCCGCCTGCCGTGCCGCCGCGGCCGGCCTCGATGGCGCCGGCATGCCCGGTCTGGAGCGTGGGCTGCTGCCGCTGACGCTGCTCTGCCTGCGCATGCGGCACGGAGAGCCGTACGGAAGTGACCCGGACGCCGACTGGGGTCCGCACGAGCCGTGGGTCACGCCCCTGCGTCTCCTGGAGGACGGGCGTCACACCGAGGCGGGAAAGCTCCTGCGTAAGCTGCCGGACCCGCCTCGGGTCTGCTGTCGGAGGCTCTTTGGTACCTGACGGCGCGAGCCGCGATCAGTGTGTCCGACCACGCCACGATGGAACGTGCCCCCACCGCGCTCGCTCCCGCGTCGGAGGAACTCGCCGGTGCGGGAGGAAGCGCCATGCTGAGCGTGGGCCCGGAAAAGGTCTGGCTGGACGGGCTCGCCACCGCGTTGAGGGTGTGAGGGTCCGACCGGGTGTCTTCCCTCATCCGTGCGCCCGGCACCGCGGTACCGGGCGCCTACCGGACGCGGAAGGAAGTGAACGCTCGTTGATCCGGTGACCGAAATGGTTGTCCCCGACGCCCTCGGGCGGCACGGGAGCGGCAGGCCGCATCGCAATCTGGTTCCCCTGCGCCGAAGGTGCCCTGCAAGGCCGTCAGGGGTCGAGCCGGAGCGGCGGAACGGCGCGTTGCGGTCCCGCGGCCTCGGACACGGCGGTTCGCCTTTCGCATCCCGGTGTTAGGGACGGGCGTCTGACGCGGGGACCGCGGCAGGGCCGCACGCGGCGGCAGAACTTGACCGTCCACAGAAGGGGGTGGCGCGGCGTGGTTCCGTGGTGCCGGTGCACGTTTCGGGAATCGGGTGGTGCGCCGTGGGACGTGCGCGGACGCGCTCAGGTGTGGGTGACATCGCGGGCTCGGAGGACGGTGCGCAGGGTGCGCAGAGCGTAGTGACTGCGCGATTTGACGGTGCCGGCGGGGACATTGAGGTGTTCGGCGGCCTGGGCGACGGTGTAGCCGTGGTGGTGGAGAAGGGTGATGACTTCCCGGTGCGTGGGAGAGAGCTCGTCGAGAGCACCGAGGACGATCTGCGTGGTGAGGACGCGGTCGACGGCGTCTTCCACGGGAATATCAAGATTGTCGGTGGTATGCGTCTCGGGCGGACGGATGGCCCGGTTGCGGTGGTGATCGATGGACAGATTGCGCACCACGGTGAAGAGCCAAGGGCGGATGGTGAGAGGGTCGGTGGGAGTGGCGGAGAAGTGTTTCCAAGCACGGACAGCGGCTTCCTGGAAGAAGTCCTCGGCCCTGTGCCAGTCGCCACTGGTGAGACGTACCCCGTACCGCAAGAGGGCGGTGGCGTGGTGCTGGTAGACGGCGGCTACGAAGCCCTCGCGTTGCCCCGGGTACGTGCAGGAGGCACCGTCATCGGTCGCCGGCGTTCCAAGTGGCGAAATCGGCCTCATGGTGGGACACCCTTTGTTTCGTCGGTGAGAAGGTGTGCACTCGCGGTCGTCGGTGTGCGGCACCGCAGCGCACGGGACGGTGCCGACGCGTACCGGCCCCCCGGATGCCGTTGCCTACGCCGTGCTGTGCCGTGCTGTGCTGTGCTGCGCCGGGAACATGACCGGCGACGTGGAGCGTGGTGGACCGCTCCGGGCGGAAGCCACCGCAGGGGCCGCAGGCGCGCTGGAACTGTTCGGCACGGCCCGGTCCGGCCCCTGCGGCCCGATGAGGTGACGTGCGGGTGCCGTCGCGGGAACCACAGGTACCGAAGGAGCCGCCGGGCATCACCGAGCCTTTTCGGCGTTGCCTTCCCAGGTGCGGATGGCTCCCGCGATGGACGTCATCCGGTTCGGGCCGATGCGTGGTCTGCGGAAGAATGCCGGGACTTCGGCCGAACCATGCCTCGCTCGACGGGTGCGCGGGCTTGGACGAGCGTGTGGTTGACGGTCCGCTGGTGGGCGGGGTGGCCGCCTCTCCGAGGCCGTGCGGCAGCGCCACGGCGAAGCAACCGGCGTAGGCCGCGGCGATCCGCTCCTCCGGGCTGGTCCTTCCGTTCGCCTGCTCGGCGCGCGACAGCCACGACACCGGCCGGTCGACGGTGCCGGAGGAGCCGAAGTGACGACGCCGCCTCCGTCGAACAGGTCGCCCTCGCAGACCGTGTGTGCTGAGCGCGTGGTTGCCACGATGGGTCCTTTTCTCTTGCCGTGCGGAGAGGGAAGTCCGGGGAACCCGACGTCGCGGCTGCGGCCCGTGCGACCGGTCGCTCCGCGCAGCCCCACGGTCGGCTCGTGCTCCGCCTCCGCAGATCCTGCTGGAGAACCGGCCGGCGGACATCGGCTGATCGACCTATGTCGCTGGTCTACCCGCCTCGACGGGGAACGTCATGAACAGCGGGTGCGCACCGGGTCGGAGGCGGAGGGAAACCGTGCGTGCCACGCGTTCGCGGGCAGGACGACACCGTCCGGACCCGGGAGACCGATGGCGGTGGCCCCGCCCTCCCGCGTCGGTTCCGCGGGCAGTCGCCCGTTTCGAGGGCGTCATGTCGGTGCTCGAGCCCGCGGCGACAAGGATCAGGGGCTCGCGTTCGTGCCGGACGAGGCGACCCGGCTCCGGTTGGCCTCCGGCGGGCACCGGGGCTCCGACAGCGGCTGATGGGTGGTCATGCGCAAAAACTTGCCGACGAGCACCGCCCGGCCTTCCCGGTCGAGTTCGGTCACCGAAGGTGCCCTGTGCGACGACCGTTTCCCCCCTCGAAAGCGGTCAGGGCACCACTCGGAGAGCCACCCCAATACCGCTCCGCCCATGTCAGTAATGCCCTG belongs to Streptomyces finlayi and includes:
- a CDS encoding GDSL-type esterase/lipase family protein gives rise to the protein MPLGDSITYGVGSSTNAGYRRPLQYLLKMLSPTVSLNMVGTRQSGPSGMDRDHEGVSGDRIASIAQRASCSVTKYKPNVVALHAGTNDMRDEFVGDLSSAPERLAVLIDQVVSASPQATVLVATLVPATKANLQPRIDAYNAEIRQVVEQRRNRGWHVRLVDMSALVKPEDLSQPAHPGDNGYLKMAVGWAGAILDAHEDGWLQDPAEPIADRACSSDETDDDVDVPLGDGWRALGVIAPGMDSPTGRTDIVELDGDDRGDYVRIANDGSVRAALNTPGSVPGKPDWVEQGTISPGRGHSAEAVRFADVTGDGRDDYLLVGTEGSVRAWQNNGPGAADGPYHWTDLGIIAPGVSGTTREALRFADVDGDGRDDYLRTSDSGAVHAYLNTPTSAGAIHWTEHLHWAPGVSYGTRDKLRLADVNGDRRADYLMVDSTGRTHAYINDGGGGAGGFTPYLNFASPTSALPGAKTTFRDISGDGKADYVTIYDGGSVSAWLNRGGNIGGI
- a CDS encoding sigma-70 family RNA polymerase sigma factor, giving the protein MRPISPLGTPATDDGASCTYPGQREGFVAAVYQHHATALLRYGVRLTSGDWHRAEDFFQEAAVRAWKHFSATPTDPLTIRPWLFTVVRNLSIDHHRNRAIRPPETHTTDNLDIPVEDAVDRVLTTQIVLGALDELSPTHREVITLLHHHGYTVAQAAEHLNVPAGTVKSRSHYALRTLRTVLRARDVTHT
- a CDS encoding phosphatidylinositol-specific phospholipase C domain-containing protein — its product is MFDIASRTAAVRVLTVLLILSAMAVGGTNFAPPASAADADYHSLAENARPDWMRDLPDESSLAELSVPGTHDTLAVYGGSITETQESHHNDDGIGGDEIGFQLGAGIRALDIRVRIVSGEDNKARFAIHHGAVYQNANFDDVLREARTFLNAHPEETILLNLKAECDGGNCKDDDPCTTCDTDLDQRRQQIFNDYRNENPGLFWSPSAAGTGDVEIPTLGEVRGKITLVNFVSPQGGNYGNYGMEQLNYATWAVESGKSPNCYVQNTYKVTTIADINDKWELAHDLLGVTNRPNDCRDPLKPNDDKMYLNFTSASTGAYPSTVAGGTPTATGVNGFLYQCLTGQNNRCDTQSVRRTGVVMMDYPGDGLVGEIIRRNYWLADRDIRLMPLGDSITQGSGSSTNSGYRAPLWEMLNGTAKTVDFVGSRQLGSLQDRDHQGQSGRRIDEIAQNAACDVPSRRPNVVTLHAGTNDMNQEHDLTDAPARMGALIDQILRAAPETTVLVASVIPASKAGLQPRIDAFNQALTPLVQERSAAGEHVALVDMSAVTTADLPDGVHPNDAGYAKMARAYFRGIRQAEQAGWIQPAVQGTNVFCPPVATDGDQDEDGTALGDGWRALGVIAPGMDSPTGRTDIVELDGDDRGDYVRIANDGSVRAALNTPGSVPGKPDWVEQGTISPGRGHSAEAVRFADVTGDGRDDYLLVGTEGSVRAWQNNGPGAADGPYHWTDLGIIAPGVSGTTREALRFADVDGDGRDDYLRTSDSGAVHAYLNTPTSAGAIHWTEHLHWAPGVSYGTRDKLRLADVNGDRRADYLMVDSTGRTHAYINDGGGGAGGFTPHMNYSAGYGDSYPGEHVTFRDISGDGKADCVVIYDAGSVRAWLNRGGNLPGTA